TGTATGAAGCTGTCGAGCTTGTCGCTGGTACCGGTCAATTGAACGGTATACACGCTGGCGCTGACATCGACGATCTGCCCACGGTAAATATCGGTAGTGCGTTTGATCTCGGCGCGCTGGGCGCCAGTGGCCTTGACCTTGACCAGCATCAGTTCGCGCTCGATGTGAGCACTTTCCGACAGGTCCACCAGCTTGACCACTTCGATCAGCTTGTTCAGGTTTTTGGTGATCTGCTCGATGACTTCATCGTGGCCAACGGTGGTCAGCGTCAGACGCGACAGAGTCGGGTCTTCGGTCGGGGCCACGGTCAGGCTTTCGATGTTGTAGTTGCGCTGCGAGAACAGGCCGACTACACGAGACAGAGCGCCGGGTTCGTTTTCCAGAAGCAAGGAAATAATGTGCCGCATGATTAAGTACGCTCCGTCTTGCTCAGCCACATATCGCGCATCGAGCCGTCTTTGATCTGCATCGGGTAGACGTGCTCGCTGGTGTCGACCGAAATATCGATGACGACCAGGCGATCTTTCATGGCGAACGCTTCTTCCATCTTCGACTTCAAGTCTTTCGATTCGGTGATGCGCACGCCAACGTGACCATAGGCTTCGGCCAACTTGACGAAATCAGGCAGCGATTCCATGTACGAGTGCGAGTGACGGCTGCCGTAGCTCATGTCCTGCCACTGACGCACCATCCCCAGAACACCGTTGTTCAGGATGACGATTTTTACTGGCAAGCCATATTGCAGGCAGGTCGACAGCTCCTGGATGTTCATCTGGATACTGCCTTCACCGGTGACGCAGGCAACGTCGTCTTCCGGGAAGCTCAACTTGATACCCATGGCCGCCGGAAAACCGAAGCCCATGGTGCCCAGGCCACCGGAGTTGATCCAGCGGTTAGGCTTGTTGAACGTGTAGTACTGCGCAGCGAACATCTGGTGCTGACCCACGTCGGAGGTGATAAAGGCATCGCCCTTGGTCACTTCGCACAGGGTTTCGATCACGGTCTGCGGCTTGATCTTGCTGCCGTCACCCTTGTCGTAAGGGAACAGGCCGCGATCACCGCGCCACTCATCAACCTGCTTCCACCAACTGGCCACAGACTCCTTGTTTGGGGTCTCACCGATTTCCTTGAGGATTGCGACCATCTCGGTCAGGACGCTCTCGACCGGACCAACGATAGGCACGTCAGCCTTGATGGTCTTGGAGATCGAAGCCGGGTCAATATCGATGTGAATGATCTTGGCGTTCGGGCAGAACTTCGCCGCGCCGTTGATCACACGGTCATCGAAACGCGCGCCGACCGCCAGGATCACGTCGGCATGGTGCATCGCCAGGTTGGCGGTGTAGCTGCCATGCATGCCGAGCATGCCGATGAACTGACGATCGGTGCCAGGGAAGCCGCCCAGGCCCATCAGCGTGTTGGTCACTGGCAGGTTGAGCATTTTCGCCAGTTCGGTCAGCGGTGCGGAACCGTTGCCCAGGATCACGCCGCCACCGGAGTACAGCACTGGACGCTTGGCCGCCAGGAGCATTTCTGCCGCCTTGCGGATTTGCCCCGAGTGACCGCGAACGGCCGGGCTGTAGGAGCGCAGCTTGGCTTTCTTCGGGAAGATGTACTCGAACTTCTCGGCCGGGTTGGTCATGTCTTTCGGAATATCGACCACGACCGGGCCCGGACGACCGGATTGCGCCAGGTAGAAGGCCTTCTTCATGACTTCCGGGATTTCCGAAGCGTGCTTGATCATGAAGCTGTGCTTCACGATCGGCCGG
The sequence above is drawn from the Pseudomonas sp. FP2196 genome and encodes:
- a CDS encoding acetolactate synthase 3 large subunit; translation: MELLSGGEMLVRFLRDEGVKYIYGYPGGALLHVYDALFKEPEVTHILVRHEQAATHMADGYARATGKAGVVLVTSGPGATNAITGIATAYMDSIPMVIISGQVPSTMVGTDAFQETDMIGISRPIVKHSFMIKHASEIPEVMKKAFYLAQSGRPGPVVVDIPKDMTNPAEKFEYIFPKKAKLRSYSPAVRGHSGQIRKAAEMLLAAKRPVLYSGGGVILGNGSAPLTELAKMLNLPVTNTLMGLGGFPGTDRQFIGMLGMHGSYTANLAMHHADVILAVGARFDDRVINGAAKFCPNAKIIHIDIDPASISKTIKADVPIVGPVESVLTEMVAILKEIGETPNKESVASWWKQVDEWRGDRGLFPYDKGDGSKIKPQTVIETLCEVTKGDAFITSDVGQHQMFAAQYYTFNKPNRWINSGGLGTMGFGFPAAMGIKLSFPEDDVACVTGEGSIQMNIQELSTCLQYGLPVKIVILNNGVLGMVRQWQDMSYGSRHSHSYMESLPDFVKLAEAYGHVGVRITESKDLKSKMEEAFAMKDRLVVIDISVDTSEHVYPMQIKDGSMRDMWLSKTERT
- the ilvN gene encoding acetolactate synthase small subunit — encoded protein: MRHIISLLLENEPGALSRVVGLFSQRNYNIESLTVAPTEDPTLSRLTLTTVGHDEVIEQITKNLNKLIEVVKLVDLSESAHIERELMLVKVKATGAQRAEIKRTTDIYRGQIVDVSASVYTVQLTGTSDKLDSFIQSIGTASILETVRSGVTGIARGDKVLSI